One window of Podarcis raffonei isolate rPodRaf1 chromosome 15, rPodRaf1.pri, whole genome shotgun sequence genomic DNA carries:
- the GOT1L1 gene encoding putative aspartate aminotransferase, cytoplasmic 2 yields MATLSVFLDVPLAKAADVPLDAYRADPSPQKVCLGHAGCQTDLEEVWIPPVVKRILLQIPEDPTLNHEYLPQLGILEFTRAAMELAIGKDSHALLDNRACGVQTNGGTGALWIGAEFLHHWYKPSYCTAPATVLIAAPHLDNLGCIFQVAGFSDIRSYHYWDPIKLTVDTEGFLEELQGAPEGSIVFLHAPEETGLTPKQWEEVAAVMEKKHLFPFFDIAAQGLASGNLDKDAWAVRHFVAKGFELLCAQSFSKMFGLYEERVGNLIVVTKNNQTLIRIQSQLSKQICMTWFSPTSLGARVIAMVLTSPALLYEWKQSLLKLVKRIMLIREKLKEKLRILGTPGSWEHITAQSGVNSFVGLLPSQVDFLAQHKHIYLLANKQINICSINSKNLDYVARSIHEAIVTTIPQIQSELMESSSESHEPSREST; encoded by the exons ATGGCGACTCTTTCGGTTTTCCTTGATGTTCCATTAGCCAAAGCAGCAGACGTTCCCTTGGATGCGTACAGAGCAGATCCTTCACCCCAAAAGGTGTGCCTTGGCCATGCAG GCTGCCAGACAGATCTGGAGGAAGTTTGGATCCCACCGGTGGTAAAACGAATCCTGCTTCAAATTCCTGAGGATCCAACCCTGAACCACGAATACCTCCCGCAGCTCGGAATTTTGGAATTCACCCGAGCAGCCATGGAGCTAGCTATCGGCAAGGACAGCCACGCTCTCCTAGACAACAGG GCATGTGGTGTTCAGACAAATGGTGGAACCGGAGCCTTGTGGATTGGAGCTGAATTTCTGCACCATTGGTACAAACCCAGCTACTGCACAGCTCCAGCAACTGTTTTGATCGCCGCACCCCACTTAG ACAATCTTGGTTGCATATTCCAAGTTGCTGGCTTTTCAGACATCCGTTCTTACCACTACTGGGATCCCATCAAATTGACTGTCGACACAGAAGGGTTCCTGGAGGAGCTGCAG GGTGCACCAGAAGGCTCCATCGTGTTCCTGCATGCTCCTGAGGAAACTGGCCTGACACCCAAGCAGTGGGAAGAAGTTGCAGCAGTGATGGAG AAAAAGCACCTCTTCCCCTTTTTCGACATCGCAGCTCAAGGACTGGCTTCAGGAAACTTGGACAAGGATGCCTGGGCAGTGCGGCATTTTGTAGCAAAGGGATTTGAGCTTCTGTGTGCTCAGTctttttccaaaatgtttggcCTATACG AGGAGCGGGTTGGAAATCTCATTGTGGTGACGAAAAACAACCAGACACTGATCAGAATCCAATCCCAGCTGTCCAAGCAAATATGCATGACGTGGTTTAGCCCCACCAGCTTGGGGGCAAGGGTCATCGCAATGGTGCTGACCAGCCCTGCACTGCTGTACGAGTG GAAACAGAGTCTGCTGAAACTAGTAAAGAGAATTATGCTGATTAGAGAAAAACTGAAGGAAAAGCTGCGTATCCTGGGGACACCGGGTTCCTGGGAACATATCACAGCCCAGTCAGGAGTCAATAGCTTTGTCGGGCTCCTCC CTTCCCAAGTGGATTTCCTGGCGCAGCACAAACATATCTACCTCCTTGCAAACAAGCAGATCAACATCTGCAGCATTAATTCAAAGAACCTGGACTATGTCGCACGGAGCATCCATGAAGCAATTGTGACCACGATCCCTCAAATCCAAAGTGAGCTCATGGAGAGTTCGAGTGAGAGCCATGAACCTTCAAGAGAGTCCACCTGA